TTCTTTAAAAGTGTCTTCCACTCCAACTTTGAGTGCAGGGCTGGCACAGCATCTTTCCTTGTTTCCAAGAATGCCTACATCAACACCAGCTTTCTGTAAAACCCGTAATGTTGCCTGCGCAACCTTCTGAAGGTCGGCATTATATGAATAGGTACAGCCTGCAAAATAGAGGACTTCAGCTTTTTCTTTTGTTATGTCCTTTACTTTCAGCTTCCTTGCCCAATTTCCTCTTCTTGTTTTTGGCTGCTGCCAAGGATTGTCATTCTTCTGAATGCTTTCCACAGCAGGCATATGTCCCGGTAAAGGACCTTTGCCTTCTTTAACCACATACTTTCTCAATTCATGGAATATCTCCAAAGGCTCCATATCGCGAGTGAATTTGCAGGTTACATCACAACCCCCGCAAAGTGTGCAGGTGTAAATTACCTCAAGCACTTTGTCTGTAATCTCTATTTCGCCCTCTAACAATGCTCTTGCAAGGTCAAACCTTCCCTGCGCTGAATAGGCATCGAACTTGTACATCTGGTTAGAAGGACAGATTTTTGCAGTCTTCTTATTCTTAACACTCCATGGATGGACCCATTTGCACATTGAACATCTTTCACAGTTGACAAGGTCCCATCTATATTTCTCAAGGCCTTCTTTATTATTACTCATTTATGCTTCCTCCATTTCCCTTCTATTTTATAGTCCTAATTTTCCAGGATTCATTATCCCATTAGGGTCTAAATAATCCTTGATCAACTTTGAAGTCTTATATTGAACGGCATTTGTGCCATTGACTATCTCAGCCCACTTCCCATATGCGCGAGTGAAGACAGCTCCTTCTGCATACATCCTTCTGCTTGCTTCCTCGTGAAGTTTAGAAACAAGACAGCACTCATCTCCATCGTTTGGATCATAAGGGATATTGAATTCAAGATGAGCGGCGCGTCCGTTTTCAATGGGCTGTAAATAAATGCCTATGTCTGCTGTCGGATAATCGAGCTTTACTGCTTCTTCCATCATAATCTTTTTAAACTTACCTGCGCTCTCCATAGTTGTAATAAAGAATATATCGGCGCATGCGCCTTTGAGGAAATCTTTCCAATAAATCTCTTTATCCCAACAACGGCGCAA
This region of Candidatus Schekmanbacteria bacterium genomic DNA includes:
- a CDS encoding (Fe-S)-binding protein, producing the protein MSNNKEGLEKYRWDLVNCERCSMCKWVHPWSVKNKKTAKICPSNQMYKFDAYSAQGRFDLARALLEGEIEITDKVLEVIYTCTLCGGCDVTCKFTRDMEPLEIFHELRKYVVKEGKGPLPGHMPAVESIQKNDNPWQQPKTRRGNWARKLKVKDITKEKAEVLYFAGCTYSYNADLQKVAQATLRVLQKAGVDVGILGNKERCCASPALKVGVEDTFKEIASDNIKTFNELGVKTVITSCSGCYGIFQGHYPELGERNYEVYQAMQYLDKLLKEGKLEFKNRIDMKVTWHDPCHLGRGGEPQDLWEGTRIKWGLSDPPRRRNYGSKGVYDEPRNVLKAIPGIELVEMDRIREFSWCCGAGGGVRSAYPEFAMFSARERIEEAKATGAEAIVSSCPWCESNLSDAIKADGNKIKMLSLVELVEQAL